Within the Gloeobacter kilaueensis JS1 genome, the region GTGCCGCCAAAGACGACGTAGCGCAGGCGAGTCGCCTGCTGGGGCACGCCGGGGGCGCGGGTGGCGTTGCTTTTGGCGATCACGATCCGGTAGGTGGTGTCGGCGGCCAGATCCCGCGAGGGAATCTCGATGGGCTCGTTGGTGGAGAAGTTGTTGGCGACACCGCTCAGGTTGGCGACGTAGTTGCCCTGGCTGTTGAAGACGAGGATGTTGTAGTCGGTGGTTACCCCGCCACCGGTGACATCAAAAGGATCGTCCCACTGAAAGACGATCGTGCCGGTGTCGCCGGAGGAGGTGATCGTCTGAGAAATATCGACCTTAGAACTGGGGTCGAAGTCGTGGAAGCCACCTTTGGTATTGACCGAGCTGGGAATCGTCGCCAGATTGATCGTCGTGTCAGCCGGATCGATGCGGGTGCGGGCGACGTTGTCGGAGACGGGCCGAAAGTCGGAGGCGAAGCCCTTGCCCCGGTTGCCTGCCGAGGAGAAGTAGGCCACCTTCTTGCCCGCCAGGGTGCTGCTGGTAACGACATCGTCCACCGCCTGGGCGATGGGCCCGTCGGAGAACATCGGCTCGTTGAGGTAGATGATGTCGTCTGCGATCACGTCGGCGTTGCAGGCCGGATTGGTCCGCAGCGTGCGGATATTGGCGGCAAACTGGGTGGGTGTGCTGTTGGCGGTGGCAAAGCACAGATCTGCGTCCGGAGCCAGGTCGTGGACGATCTGGGCCATGCCCCGGCCCTCGTCGGTGCCGCCGGGAGAATCGATCAAGAACTTGACACCGGGGCTGTTGGCGGTGGTGTTGGTCAGGTTGGGCAGATCGCCTGTCGCCACGTCCTGGGTGGCGCGGGTGGCAGCGGTGGTGTTGGTGTTGTAGCTGTCGGACATGACGCCGACGGTGATTCCGGCCCCGGTAATCCCGGCTGCGTTCACCTGATCGACTTTGAGGGCAACGACACCCTGGGAGGTGGTCGCCCCGACGTTGCGCACCGGCTTGAGCGCCAGGTTGACGGCACCCACACCGCTCAGCCGTCCAGCCTCAGCGGCCCGGACGAGGGGCAGATAGGCGGCGATGACGCCGGAGCGGTAGGTAGGATTGGTGGCGACCACCTCGACGCCCAGCTGTTCGAGCGCCTGCTGGAGCTTACTTAAAGGCAGTCTGCCATTGGCATAAATTTCGACGAGCGCCCTGTCGCCCTTGAGCTGCAGGCGCTTGCCCGCCCGCAACTGACGATAGGTATCCGGCGCGCTCAGGTAACTTTGGGCCAACTCCCGCAGGCCCAGGCCCAGGTTGTCGGGGACGCTGGTGGTCTGCGACCAGACCGGTGAGACGCCCAGGCAGGCAGCGAGCAGGGCGAGAGGGAGATATCTGGAGTGGATTGATTTCATCGCTTTGGTTAAGTTGAGGTGACTGGATGGGAGGAACCACTGGTCTGCTGGCAGGTGGTCGGCCACGAGAAACTACTGTCTGCACTCCCACACCGAGAATGTCGGCTGCCCTCGGCCAGCAGGCGATTGAGATCCAGCAAGAATCTTACCAGAGTGGCCAGAGGCATTTGATGAAGTCTTAACAAGGCATATGATGGTCGTGCGCGTCGCGTTTGCCTGGAAAGCTGCTTATGCGTCAACTTCTGTGTCTTGTGAGCCTTCTGGTTCTGAGTGCCGCCTCTGCCTCCGCCCAGATCACCCAACCGACCACCACGCCCCTGACACCGCCCGACCCGGCTTTAAACGATCCGGGCCTGTCCAATCAAAACCGCGACCCCAACAGCTTTGGTTCATCGAGCGGTGGCTTCAACATGATGAATTTGATCCACCAGGCCAACCTGGGGGGCAACCGCAACCTGGACCAGTACCGCCAGGACCGCGACCGCAACATCGATCAGGCTGTCTCCAACTTCAACAACCGCTCCGAGGTGCAGATCACCCCGAAGCTGCTCAATCCTGCGCCTGCAGAACCGGCCCCACCGGCCAGACCGTAGATGCGCATCGCCGTGCTCGGGGCCGGCAGCTGGGGAACGACACTCGCGCAACTGGCCACCAGCCTCGATCACCGTGTCCAGCTCTGGTCGCGCACAGGTCCGCTCGCACTCTCTGCCGTGCTGGCCGATGCCCAGGTGGTGCTGAGTTGCCTGCCGATGCGGGCGGTAGCAGGGGTGATCGAGCAGGTTGCAGCCGCTGGTCTGCCGCCCGGCGCGATCCTGGTCAATACGACCAAGGGGCTCGACGCCACCGCCCGGCCCGCCTCGCAACTCTGGCGCTCGGCATTCCCTGACTGGCCGCTGGTGGTGCTCTCGGGGCCGAACCTGGCCGCTGAAGTGCGCGCCGGCTTACCGGCGGCGACGGTGGTGGCGAGCGCTTCGCCGGAGGCAGCCCGGCGCATCCAGCAGTGCTTCGCCTCCGAGCGCTTCCGCGTCTACACCAGTGGCGACCAGCTCGGCGTCGAGTTGGGCGGTGTGCTCAAAAACGTCGTCGCGATCGCTGCCGGGGTGAGCGACGCTTTGGGCCTGGGGGCAAACGCGAAGGCGGCGCTCATCACCCGTGGCCTCGCTGAGATCATCCGGGTGGGAACCCACTGGGGGGCTCAGGCTGAGACGTTTTATGGCCTCTCGGGGCTGGGCGATCTGCTTACTACCTGCAACAGCGCCCTCAGCCGCAACTATCAGGTGGGCTTTGGCCTGGGCGAGGGCCGAACCCTGTCAGATATTCTTGCCCAACTGGTGGGTACCGCCGAGGGCGTCAACACCGCCTCGATCCTCGCAGACTACGCCCGCAGGGTCGATCTCGAAGTGCCGATTACCGATCAGGTGTGCGCCCTGCTGGGCGGCGAACGCCCGCCCCAGGTGGCCCTGGCTGCCCTGATGAGCCGCAGGCTTAAAGACGAAAGCTAGCGGCGGCAACTTCCAGTGCCCAGACAGTTAAGCTGAAGGCGTAGAACCTGGATACTGGATGACTTCTTTGCTGCTGCGCAACGTGCGCATGGTGCTCGACGACGGTTCGCTCTACGCCGGGGATCTGCTCTGTCGCGACGGAACGATAGCGCAGATCGATCGCGCCCTGAATGAGGCCGCCGAGCGGACGATCGACGGCGGTGGCCGGGTGCTCTTGCCGGGGGTGATCGATCCTCAAGTCCACTTTCGCGAGCCGGGCAAAGAATACAAGGAAGACCTGCAAACCGGTTCCTGGGCCTGTGCGCGCGGCGGAGTCACCTCGTTTCTGGAGATGCCCAACACCAGCCCCGCCACCACCACCTGCGAACTGCTCAAGGACAAACTCGCGCGGGCGGCGAGCAAGTGCGTCGTCAACTACGGTTTTTTTATCGGGGCCACCTCGGACAACATCGCCGAGTTACAACAATCGATTGGTCTCAGTTGCGGCGTCAAGATCTTTATGGGCGCTTCTACCG harbors:
- a CDS encoding S8 family serine peptidase, which produces MKSIHSRYLPLALLAACLGVSPVWSQTTSVPDNLGLGLRELAQSYLSAPDTYRQLRAGKRLQLKGDRALVEIYANGRLPLSKLQQALEQLGVEVVATNPTYRSGVIAAYLPLVRAAEAGRLSGVGAVNLALKPVRNVGATTSQGVVALKVDQVNAAGITGAGITVGVMSDSYNTNTTAATRATQDVATGDLPNLTNTTANSPGVKFLIDSPGGTDEGRGMAQIVHDLAPDADLCFATANSTPTQFAANIRTLRTNPACNADVIADDIIYLNEPMFSDGPIAQAVDDVVTSSTLAGKKVAYFSSAGNRGKGFASDFRPVSDNVARTRIDPADTTINLATIPSSVNTKGGFHDFDPSSKVDISQTITSSGDTGTIVFQWDDPFDVTGGGVTTDYNILVFNSQGNYVANLSGVANNFSTNEPIEIPSRDLAADTTYRIVIAKSNATRAPGVPQQATRLRYVVFGGTLNAEYNDAVGSFVSTYGHNSAASGNGVAAYQYDDTFGPPPYAPVLESYSSPGPVTIAFDAAGNRLATPQTRNKPDIAAVDCVNTTFFPPGPLSSTDLEGDGFPNFCGTSAAAPHAAAVAALLLQKAGGPGAISADAIRTALQSTAPARDIDPLFSKAVAGPVTVTGNGGSSTDPNFFRVSLSGRGLTLTSLTIDLTPAGLVFDPSASGGFPLTTGTVSGATLPSITSAGPTAPTPTLNLTFASFDSGDKLNFGIDRDLATGGFGNSADSLGNATITAVTSRGTFTGTFVNQFGTGYSVYDGFGLLDAQAAAAQVP
- a CDS encoding NAD(P)H-dependent glycerol-3-phosphate dehydrogenase, producing the protein MRIAVLGAGSWGTTLAQLATSLDHRVQLWSRTGPLALSAVLADAQVVLSCLPMRAVAGVIEQVAAAGLPPGAILVNTTKGLDATARPASQLWRSAFPDWPLVVLSGPNLAAEVRAGLPAATVVASASPEAARRIQQCFASERFRVYTSGDQLGVELGGVLKNVVAIAAGVSDALGLGANAKAALITRGLAEIIRVGTHWGAQAETFYGLSGLGDLLTTCNSALSRNYQVGFGLGEGRTLSDILAQLVGTAEGVNTASILADYARRVDLEVPITDQVCALLGGERPPQVALAALMSRRLKDES